The DNA region TCACTTCCTTTCTGGAGGCCTCATTTTTGGAAACAAAAGAGGGGTTTAGAATAGACGATCTCcaagtttcctttcagctctaaatcttctaAGTGAGCCCCAGACTGGGGAGCAGCCTGGCCCTTCCTTAGGCTGGGAGCATGCAGCCTGGCCAGACATTGAGAATCCTCCACCATTCACTCCCGAAGCCTGTCTGCAGGCCTATGACCAGGCTCTAGAACAGTGGGCATGCACTGAAGGATGCTTGAGGCAGGTGCCTGAATCGATGAGACCTTCATTTCCACCTCTACCTACACCTTCACCTTCACCTCCACCTGAGTACCATGAGGTGTGAAGACAGGTCCCTGGGAAATTTGCTTCATTTCTGCTGCAGGGTACAGGGGAAGGGAGCCCACTTTCTGCTAATAAATGACTTGGTGACCATGGTCAAGCCACTTCCTACCCTAGTcatcagcttccccatctgtaaaatgagggggttgaagcTAGTAGGTCTCTCATTTCTGACATTGCAGAGAAATGATGCCTCTTCTAGCTTTGATCAATGCTCCCACCCTCCCTTCAATTTCACAGGCagccaggctttttttttttttgtagcattTCTCCCATCTATTCCCCTATTTCTCCTCTAATGATTCCTACTTTGGTCTAGACCTCCTCATCTCTGGCCTGCACTATTGTAATAGGCTTCTAATTGGCCTCTCTGCCTCCAACCCTACTGAAAAGGTTGCTACAGTCATTTTTACCAAGCCCAGCTTTGATACCATCCCTGCCCTGCTCAAATACTCTCTGTGGCTTCCCCTGGACTTCAGGAGAAGGTTTATGGTCCCCATTTTGGTGGTTTGGTCcaaccttcctctctcctttattcTCTCCCAGCTCCCTTGTATGCATCTAGTGTTCCAGCCTAGCTGGGCTCCTTACTGGCCCCCATACTTACCCACTGAAaaccattttctcccttttctctgtctcagGTCGTCTCTGCTATAAAAAGCCTGTCCTATTTAAGTGGTTGCATGATTGCTACCGTGATAATCTGGTGACTTgggtctctttttcctcctctctcccatccctcccccctaCAATCCAGAGACAGAGACCAGTGCGTCCACCTGACGCCATTTCAGTGATGGATGTTTTATTCAATCTGTGTAATAAGTTGATCAGCTCAGCCCAAAGCTTCATCTCCTCCACTTGGACCTATTATCTACAGGCAGACAATGGGAAAATGGTAGTTTTCCAGGTGAGAGTGGAGGGAAGGTAGGTGGTGAGCTTCCCATCATAGGAGGTATCTAAAGACTGGACAGACAATGTGGATGATGCAGGAGGGGGTTTCTGGGCTAGATGCTCTTTAAtgtccttcctgactcctagaTCCTGTGGttttagagtggggagagatgagaggGATAGGAAAGACACCTCACCCTGAGGACACTGAGCCTGGGTATGGGTTCAGCTGGTTCATGGGAGGGTAGCCCCAGGCCCTCTGTGCCCTCCGATGGGCACTCCTGGCCTGTCTTTTCCCTCCTGGCTAGTCACAGCCTGAGATGGAAGCACCCATGCCAGAAGCAACTCCAAACCGTGCTGAGATGACCTCCTCAGTGGATCTCCATTCAGGTGAGAAATAAAGGGCAGATGTCCCTGGGCATTTTCAGGGTTCCTCTTTCCGCACCTCCCAGAGCAAGAGAGGCAGAAGCCATGGGGCCCAGCTGTTGTCCAGACAATCACTTGTTCACCTCTCAACCATCTATTATTCAGGGTCCCAGAGTCTCCAGCCTCATCACCCAGGAGGGTCTCAGGGTCCAGTAGCTTCGGGTTCTAGAACCCTGTCACCCTACAGTGTGACTGAGCATTGGAATGTGTTTCAAAGGGCCCACTGAGCAGTGGCACCTTGTCCTTTTGCTCTCCTAGGTCctaaagagaaaaaagtgaagaCTAAAGGCAAAATGACCCAGGAGACCTCCACCGGATCCCAGACAGAGCACAACTTCCTGGGCTGCATGTCCAAGTAGGTACAACTTTTCAGTGGAGCCTCAGGttattcctctgtaaaatgagggggttgggctagaaaTTCTCAtcactagatgacctcagaggttccttccagttctggattTAAGATACCCTGGTCCTGTGATTCCTGGACTGAATCTTGTCTAGCTGTGTTTCTCAGTATCAGGCAGCACCATTATAGCTGAAAGAAGCCAAGAgccaagagttcaaatcctgtctctgccatttactacctctttgactttggacaaataatttaacctctgaTCCTCAAggttttcctctgtaaaatggggctgctCTTGTCTCTCAGAGTTGGGGGGAAAGTGAGTCATTATTttgcccctcctctccccttagACCTAGTCCCTGACTTGTCTTCACCCCCTCCCGATGATTAATTGGAAACTGACTTATTTCAGCCCTACTTCCATGATTAATACTCAGTTATCTCTTCCCCAAGTTTATAGACTACCTTAAAGGATTCACCCTTGGccccctctccccccgcccccagcccacCAAGAGGACAGAGTTATCCCAGACTCTCagcttggttttcttcctttgtcatgTTGTTGATGTGACAGAAAAGGGCCTGGCCCTTCCCCCTGCTCACAGCCTTGTCTGAGTCCATGCCTTCTTTGGGGGGGGGCTGTGATGTAGGCGCTCTGGACTGCCCAAGTGGATCCTGGCCTCCTGCCTCCTCTTTTCTGTGCTTGTCATGCTGTGGCTCAGCTGTGCCAGTCTCGTGACTGCGCCAGACCAGCACATCCGGAACCAGGTATGTGGGATTAGGAGGACGGGGAAGGGAGGTACCTCATGTGCTTCCTGTTACTCC from Trichosurus vulpecula isolate mTriVul1 chromosome 1, mTriVul1.pri, whole genome shotgun sequence includes:
- the TMEM59L gene encoding LOW QUALITY PROTEIN: transmembrane protein 59-like (The sequence of the model RefSeq protein was modified relative to this genomic sequence to represent the inferred CDS: deleted 1 base in 1 codon), which translates into the protein MCGLAESLNSSAGSDGNPRLQAEELDPTRPRTPIPALAMAGAEVLMLLLLLYPGLLPLATAARGDPFAQHLGPTSSCQLQCSLWIPHAGAAVQEELRDACARGCRLFAICRFVTGSSEANVTLGECRAACLQAYDQALEQWACTEGCLRQVPESMRPSFPPLPTPSPSPPPEYHERQRPVRPPDAISVMDVLFNLCNKLISSAQSFISSTWTYYLQADNGKMVVFQSQPEMEAPMPEATPNRAEMTSSVDLHSGPKEKKVKTKGKMTQETSTGSQTEHNFLGCMSKRSGLPKWILASCLLFSVLVMLWLSCASLVTAPDQHIRNQPLSISGDKNYLDDLEWPLAPAPASMVAMEPREAGFLPLKVEMDRTAL